In Planctomycetota bacterium, a single window of DNA contains:
- the tdh gene encoding L-threonine 3-dehydrogenase codes for MSLMRAVVKKEPAPGASLERVEPPRCGSDEVLLRVRAASICGTDLHIYRWDRWAQSVIRPPLVFGHEIAGEVVETGPRVEGIAVGDLVSVESHIPCGKCYQCRHDLRHICDNLKIVGVHRPGGFAEYLAVPAVCAWKNPPGMTADVAALLEPLGNAVYAASEAQVAGQTVAVFGCGPAGLFTVAAAKALGAVKVLAIDVNPHHLELARRMGADELLDGANPDLMARLESHGDGAGLDIAIDMSGNPQAIVTALRSLRKGGTFVAFGIPPGPLELNLANDVILTGRRILGIVGRHMFRTWELMQRLMERGKLDPAPLITHRFALEDYERAFETRAASDRPVGKVLLYP; via the coding sequence ATGAGCCTGATGCGCGCCGTCGTGAAGAAGGAGCCCGCGCCGGGGGCGTCTCTGGAGCGGGTGGAGCCGCCGCGGTGCGGGTCCGACGAGGTTCTTCTGCGCGTGCGGGCCGCTTCGATCTGCGGCACGGACCTGCACATCTATCGCTGGGATCGCTGGGCTCAATCGGTGATCCGCCCGCCGCTCGTCTTCGGCCACGAGATCGCCGGAGAAGTCGTCGAGACCGGCCCCCGCGTCGAAGGGATCGCGGTCGGCGATCTCGTCTCCGTGGAGAGCCACATCCCCTGCGGCAAGTGCTACCAGTGCCGCCACGACCTGCGGCACATCTGCGACAACCTGAAGATCGTCGGAGTGCACCGCCCGGGCGGCTTCGCGGAGTACCTGGCCGTTCCCGCCGTGTGCGCCTGGAAGAATCCGCCCGGCATGACGGCCGACGTCGCGGCGCTCCTGGAACCGCTCGGGAACGCCGTCTACGCCGCCTCGGAGGCCCAGGTGGCCGGGCAGACGGTCGCGGTGTTCGGCTGCGGTCCGGCGGGGCTTTTCACCGTGGCCGCCGCCAAGGCTCTGGGAGCGGTGAAGGTCCTGGCGATCGACGTCAACCCCCATCACCTGGAGCTGGCGCGCCGGATGGGGGCGGACGAGCTTCTCGACGGAGCCAATCCCGATCTCATGGCGCGCCTGGAGTCCCACGGAGACGGGGCGGGACTCGACATCGCCATCGACATGTCCGGGAACCCGCAGGCCATCGTGACGGCCCTCCGGTCGCTGCGCAAAGGCGGGACGTTCGTCGCGTTCGGCATCCCTCCGGGGCCGCTGGAGCTGAACCTCGCCAACGACGTCATTCTCACGGGCCGTCGCATCCTGGGAATCGTGGGCCGGCATATGTTCCGCACGTGGGAACTGATGCAGCGCCTGATGGAGCGCGGAAAGCTCGATCCGGCGCCGCTCATCACACACCGGTTTGCCCTCGAGGACTACGAGCGCGCGTTCGAGACGCGCGCCGCCTCGGACCGCCCGGTAGGAAAGGTGCTTCTC